Proteins found in one Xyrauchen texanus isolate HMW12.3.18 chromosome 30, RBS_HiC_50CHRs, whole genome shotgun sequence genomic segment:
- the LOC127623637 gene encoding V-type proton ATPase subunit D, with the protein MSGKDRIDVFPSRMAQSIMKARLKGAQTGRSLLKKKADALSMRFRQILRKIIETKTLMGEVMREAAFSLAEAKFAAGDFSTTVIQNVNKAQVKVRAKRDNVAGVTLPVFEHYQEGGDSYELTGLARGGEQLSRLKRNYAKAVELLVELASLQTSFVTLDEAIKITNRRVNAIEHVIIPRIERTLTYIITELDEREREEFYRLKKIQEKKKQLRERTEKEIALRLAKLGPIAEPTNMLSEEADEDMLFE; encoded by the exons ATGTCCGGAAAAGATCGGATCGACGTATTTCCCTCTAGAAT ggCTCAGAGCATTATGAAAGCTCGTCTGAAAGGAGCTCAAACCGGCAGGAGTTTGCTGAAGAAGAAAGCTGATGCTCTTTCCATGCGATTCCGGCAAATTCTTAGAAAAATCATTGAG ACTAAGACATTGATGGGTGAGGTGATGAGAGAAGCCGCCTTTTCTTTAGCGGAGGCCAAATTTGCTGCTGGTGACTTCAG TACCACAGTCATTCAGAATGTGAACAAGGCGCAGGTGAAGGTCAGAGCAAAGAGGGACAATGTTGCAG GGGTCACTCTACCTGTGTTTGAGCATTACCAGGAGGGCGGAGACA GTTATGAACTAACTGGTCTGGCCCGGGGTGGAGAGCAGCTGTCTCGGCTGAAGAGGAACTATGCTAAAGCTGTCGAGCTGCTGGTGGAACTGGCCTCCCTGCAG ACCTCCTTTGTGACGTTGGACGAAGCGATCAAGATCACCAATCGCCGCGTAAACGCCATCGAGCATG TGATTATTCCCCGGATTGAGCGTACACTCACGTACATCATTACAGAGCTGGACGAACGGGAGCGGGAGGAATTCTACAG GCTTAAAAAGATCCAGGAGAAGAAGAAGCAGCTTCGTGAGAGGACGGAGAAGGAGATCGCGCTGCGCCTGGCTAAACTGGGCCCGATCGCCGAGCCCACGAACATGCTAAGTGAAGAGGCGGACGAGGACATGCTGTTTGAATGA